TGCAACTTTTGTCTCAACAGAGATTGGAACTGGATGCGTTATGAGTGTTCCAGCGCACGCTCCTTATGACTACGTTGCATTGAGGGATTTAGGGAAAGTTGAGGAGGTTGGATTAATTCCATTGATAAAGGTTGAGGGTTATGGCGAATTCCCTGCAAAAGAGATTGTAGAGAAGATGGGCATTAAAAGCCAGAATGATGAGAAATTGTTAGAGAAGGCAACAAACAAGATTTATAAGGATGAATTCCACAAAGGAGTTTTAAATGAAAACTGCGGAAAATATGCAGGACTTCCTGTTAGGGAGATAAAGGAAAAGTTAACAAAGGATTTCATAAAGAAAGGAATTGCAGAGATAATGTATGAATTTAGTGAGGAAAATGTTGTTTGTAGATGTGGAACAAAATGTATAGTTAAGACAGTTAAAGGACAGTGGTTCATAAAATATTCTGATGAAGAATGGAAGGAACTTGCCCACAAATGCGTAGATAGAATGAACTTCATCCCTGAAAGTGCAAGAAAAGAGTTCCACAACAAAATTGACTGGATGAAAGATAAGGCATGTGCAAGGAAAAAGGGGCTCGGAACAAAATTGCCATTTGATAAAGAATGGGTTATTGAGAGTTTATCCGACTCAACAATCTACATGGCATACTACACAATAGCTAAATTCATCAACGAGAAAGGCATAAAGCCAGAGCAATTGACTGAGAAGTTGTTTGATTATGTATTTTTAGGCAAAGGAAATGTTGAGGAAATTGAGAAGGAAACGGGACTTCCAAAGGACTTAATTGAGGAGATGAGGAAGGAGTTTTTATACTGGTATCCATTGGACTGGAGGTGCTCTGCAAAGGACTTAGTGCCAAACCACTTGACGTTCTTCATATTCAACCACGTAGCAATATTCCCTGAAGAACTTTGGCCAAGAGGTATTGTAGTTAATGGATATGTTACAATTGAAGGTAAGAAACTCTCAAAATCTAAGGGGCCTGTATTACCAGTTATGGAAGTTGCTGAAAAATACGGGGCTGATGTTGGAAGGTTTTACATAACAACATGTGCAGAACTTCCACAAGATGCAGATATTAAATTTAAAGAGATGGAAAGGGCAAAGGAAAACTTAATAAGGTTCTATGAATTTGCCATGGAGGTTATTGATTTATTTGAAAAAGATAAAGGAGGAGAACTCACCTACATAGATAAGTGGTTGTTGCATAAAACATATAAAGCGGTAAAAATAGCGGATGAGGCATTCTCAAATATTCAGTTGAGGAGAGCAGGGTTGTTATTCTATGAGTTGATGAATGATATTAGGTGGTATAAGAGAAGAGGAGGAAATAATCCAAAAGTTTTAATGGAGGTCCTTGAGGTTCTCGTTAAGTTAATGACACCATTCACCCCACACTTGTGCGAAGAGATTTGGGAAAAGATGGGCAAAGATACCTTCATATCCAATGAAAAATTCCCAGAAGTTAAGGAAGAGTTTATTGATGAAACATTGGAACTTGGAGAGGAATACATTAAATCAGTAATGGATGACATTAGGGAGATTATTGAGGTTACAAAAATCCAGCCAAAGAAGATCTATCTCTACACTGCAGACGATTGGAAGTATGAGATTTTAGAGATAATGAATGAGAACAAAGAAGATAGCATAAAACAATTAATGCCAAAGATTATGAAGAATGAGAAATTCAGAAAGTATGGAAAAGAGATTCCTAAATTAATACAACAATTAACAAAGATTGGAGTTAAAAAACCAATAAATGAAGCAGAAATCTTAAACAATGCAAAAGAATTCCTTGAGAAAGAGTTTGGTGCAGAGGTTATTATAAATGGAGAAGACATAAAAGGTAAAAAGAAACACGCTATTCCATACAAACCAGCAATCTATTTGGAATAAATTCAATTTTTTAATTTTATTTCTTCTTTTATATGGTGATTAAAATGAAATTCTTTAATAGGGAAAAAGAAATTAACGAGATATTACATATCTTAAACAAAGAACCAGATGACATTTATTTTATTTATGGTCCATTAAATTCAGGTAAAACAATCCTAATAAATCATATAATCACAAAAAAATTGGACAAAAAATATATTCCTTTTTATATAAATTTTAGAAGGCGGGCTATAATAAATGTCGATAATTTTATTGAATGTTTATTTGAAGTGGATGAGAAATCAAAGATTGATGATTTTAGAGAGTATGCTAAATCATTGGCGGATTTATTAGTTAAGGGTTCTAAAGAATTAAGCAATTACTATTTAGGAATGCCGAAAAATTTTTTTGAGAAGAAAGAAAAATCGGGGGACATTTACCAATATATTGAATATTTATTTGCAGAGCTAAATAAAAAAGGAAAAATACCAATCTTAATTTTTGATGAACTCCAAATGATTAAGGAATTAACCTTAAATGGAAAGAGACCTTTGTTAAAAAGTTTGTTTCAGTTTTTAGTTTCCTTAACAAAAGAACAACATCTATGCCATGTATTTTGTTTAACTTCTGATTCTTTATTTGCTGAATATGTTTATAATACTGGAGAATTGGGAGGGAGAGCAAAATATTTATTAGTGGATGATTTTGATAAAGAAACCGCCTTAAAATTTATGGATTTTATTGCTAAGGAAAATAATATAAAACTTTCTGATGAAGAAAAGGAGTTAGTTTATTCATATGTTGGTGGAAAGGTAAAAGACATAAAATATGTTGTTGAAGAAAGTAAGTTTAAGAATTTAAAAGAAATCTTGGAAATAATATTGAAAGAAGAAAAACAAAAACTAAAATATTTCTTAGAGGATGTTAAAGAAAAAGATGATGAGCTTTATAAAAATATTATAGATGCATTAAAAATATTTAAGGAAAAATATGAGGTTGAAGATATATCAATACCTAAGAAAGTTAGAGAGTTTTTAATTAAAAAGAATATTTTGTTCTTAAATCCTATTGAAGGAACCCTAAAGCCACAGAGTTTTTTAATATGGAATGCTATAAAGAAGGTAATAAAATAGAGAAGTTCAAATGTTTTATGATTTTATCTTTTCAGCAAAACATTATCTCCAACCTTAACACCAATATAGTTGTTTGCCAATTTTTTTAAAAGGACGATAAATCAATTATAAAATTCCAAATAAAGATTAATTACTTTGTATATGATTTAATAAAGTTTTCTTCATTTGTAAGGCAAACAACTATAATTCTCACCGCAACCTTTAAAAAAGGTTGCATCCAAATGGAATAGAATACCGAGAGTATTTTCCCTATTTTTTTAATAAAACATTATCTCCAACATTAACACCAATATTTTCAGCGACTGGCACACATTTTGCTTTTAATATATAGTATATTGGTTTGTTTATTTTATCCTCATACTCTGTCAAGCTTTCATAATTCCCCATTCCTTTGGCAATAATTAAATCAGAACTTTCAAACTCCTTAAGAAACTCCTCTGAACACTCCTCTAAAATAATTCCAATGATATCGCTTCCAGTTGTTATGACTTTTGCTATTTTGTCAATACCAACTAATTTAGCATCCTCTAAGGTAGCATCATTTAAAATTGGTTTTCCTTTAACTGCAACAACCACTTCATCAACGTATTTTTTTATCTCCTCAATCAATATTCTATCAAACACTATTTCCCCAGCATTGTCACAAATGTAAAATACCTTTTTTGATGATTTTAAATCCTTTAATAATTCTTCTGAATAATCAACTTTTAAGTCTCCCTCTATTGTTTCTTTTATTTTTGAAA
The sequence above is a segment of the Methanotorris igneus Kol 5 genome. Coding sequences within it:
- the leuS gene encoding leucine--tRNA ligase, with product MSIDLQSIEKKWQKKWEEAKIFEADPDDREKFFITAAFPYLNGVLHAGHLRTFTIPEVVARYQRMKGKNVLWTFGYHVTGTPILGLAEQIKERKGNIIWAYNKLHNIPMDELLELTTPEKVVEYFSKKATEAFKRMGFALDWRRNFKTDDDVFNKFIEWQFYKLKEKGYIIKGSHPVRYCPKCDNPVEDHDLLHGEEATLVEYVLIKFELEFDNDRCIMPMATLRPETVFGVTNVWVNPEETYVKAKVWIEKETDDGIELIDNGIWIMSKECAEKLVHQDRKVEIIKEFKGEELINKKVLNPITKKEVPIFPATFVSTEIGTGCVMSVPAHAPYDYVALRDLGKVEEVGLIPLIKVEGYGEFPAKEIVEKMGIKSQNDEKLLEKATNKIYKDEFHKGVLNENCGKYAGLPVREIKEKLTKDFIKKGIAEIMYEFSEENVVCRCGTKCIVKTVKGQWFIKYSDEEWKELAHKCVDRMNFIPESARKEFHNKIDWMKDKACARKKGLGTKLPFDKEWVIESLSDSTIYMAYYTIAKFINEKGIKPEQLTEKLFDYVFLGKGNVEEIEKETGLPKDLIEEMRKEFLYWYPLDWRCSAKDLVPNHLTFFIFNHVAIFPEELWPRGIVVNGYVTIEGKKLSKSKGPVLPVMEVAEKYGADVGRFYITTCAELPQDADIKFKEMERAKENLIRFYEFAMEVIDLFEKDKGGELTYIDKWLLHKTYKAVKIADEAFSNIQLRRAGLLFYELMNDIRWYKRRGGNNPKVLMEVLEVLVKLMTPFTPHLCEEIWEKMGKDTFISNEKFPEVKEEFIDETLELGEEYIKSVMDDIREIIEVTKIQPKKIYLYTADDWKYEILEIMNENKEDSIKQLMPKIMKNEKFRKYGKEIPKLIQQLTKIGVKKPINEAEILNNAKEFLEKEFGAEVIINGEDIKGKKKHAIPYKPAIYLE
- a CDS encoding ATP-binding protein, giving the protein MKFFNREKEINEILHILNKEPDDIYFIYGPLNSGKTILINHIITKKLDKKYIPFYINFRRRAIINVDNFIECLFEVDEKSKIDDFREYAKSLADLLVKGSKELSNYYLGMPKNFFEKKEKSGDIYQYIEYLFAELNKKGKIPILIFDELQMIKELTLNGKRPLLKSLFQFLVSLTKEQHLCHVFCLTSDSLFAEYVYNTGELGGRAKYLLVDDFDKETALKFMDFIAKENNIKLSDEEKELVYSYVGGKVKDIKYVVEESKFKNLKEILEIILKEEKQKLKYFLEDVKEKDDELYKNIIDALKIFKEKYEVEDISIPKKVREFLIKKNILFLNPIEGTLKPQSFLIWNAIKKVIK
- a CDS encoding damage-control phosphatase ARMT1 family protein codes for the protein MKIRPECAICITRQVVDAAREITDDEKKQFKLVKDCLGVIREVYGEDAVPAWMGTHVHRYLKKISGNDDPYKRLKEIANKIALNYLEKIKDYVEVDDDLERLRRKVKATIAGNVIDFGPYSTDIDIVSKIKETIEGDLKVDYSEELLKDLKSSKKVFYICDNAGEIVFDRILIEEIKKYVDEVVVAVKGKPILNDATLEDAKLVGIDKIAKVITTGSDIIGIILEECSEEFLKEFESSDLIIAKGMGNYESLTEYEDKINKPIYYILKAKCVPVAENIGVNVGDNVLLKK